The Xenopus tropicalis strain Nigerian chromosome 2, UCB_Xtro_10.0, whole genome shotgun sequence genome window below encodes:
- the shisa2 gene encoding protein shisa-2 homolog, producing MWLEGSPLAPLAAASFLLAVLAAAQGSGEYCHGWLDAQAVWRDGFQCPERFDGDDSTICCGKCELRYCCSSAEARLDQGMCDNDRQQGAPDHSRPDKDSQDSAAVPIYVPFLIVGSVFVAFIIVGSLVAVCCCRCLRPKQEPQQSRAPGSNRLMETIPMISSASTSRGSSSRQSSTAASSSSSANSGARAPPTRSQTNCCLPEGAMNNVYVNMPTNFSVLNCQQATQLVPHQGQYLHPQFVGYAVPHDSVPMTPVPQFIDGLQGGFRPMQSPYPHSNPEQMMYPAVTV from the exons ATGTGGTTAGAGGGCTCCCCCCTGGCACCGCTGGCTGCTGCTTCCTTCCTGCTTGCAGTGCTGGCGGCTGCCCAGGGGAGCGGGGAATACTGCCATGGCTGGCTGGATGCCCAGGCCGTGTGGAGGGACGGATTCCAGTGCCCGGAGCGCTTTGATGGGGACGATTCGACCATCTGCTGCGGAAAGTGCGAGCTGCGCTACTGCTGTTCCAGCGCCGAGGCCCGGCTGGATCAGGGCATGTGTGACAACGACCGGCAGCAGGGGGCGCCAGATCACAGCAGGCCGGATAAGGACAGCCAGGATTCGGCAGCAG TTCCTATCTATGTGCCATTTTTAATAGTGGGCTCTGTTTTTGTGGCCTTTATTATCGTGGGTTCCCTGGTGGCCGTCTGCTGTTGTAGATGTCTGCGACCAAAGCAGGAGCCCCAGCAGAGTCGAGCACCTGGAAGTAACCGGCTGATGGAGACCATCCCTATGATCTCAAGCGCCAGCACGTCCCGTGGCTCTTCCTCTCGTCAGTCCAGCACGGCGGCCAGTTCTAGTTCCAGTGCCAATTCTGGAGCAAGGGCACCTCCAACTCGATCTCAAACCAATTGCTGTTTGCCAGAAGGGGCAATGAATAATGTCTACGTAAACATGCCTACCAACTTCTCAGTGTTGAACTGCCAACAGGCCACACAGCTTGTTCCACACCAAGGACAGTATCTTCACCCTCAGTTTGTAGGCTATGCTGTGCCACATGACTCTGTACCCATGACTCCAGTGCCCCAATTTATAGACGGTCTGCAGGGAGGATTCAGGCCAATGCAGTCACCGTACCCACACAGCAACCCAGAACAGATGATGTACCCAGCTGTGACGgtgtaa